The Hyperolius riggenbachi isolate aHypRig1 chromosome 3, aHypRig1.pri, whole genome shotgun sequence genome window below encodes:
- the TMED1 gene encoding transmembrane emp24 domain-containing protein 1: protein MSQWEEEQPVRKRPRKVRAVSAVPMAPVHGLIWLLLPGIVAGISQPQDSELTFLLPAGKQECFYQTAIYNGSMEVEYQVIGGAGLDVDFSVTTPSGVLLIMERRRSDGVHTVEPTEAGDYMICFDNSFSTISEKLVFFEIIFDTQQADEEPDSWADIVEPDELLDIKIEDIKESIDSMRSRLERSIQMQTVLRVFEARDRNLQDSNLDRVNFWSAVNLGVLVTVAFLQVYMLKSLFDDKRKVRT from the exons ATGAGCCAGTgggaggaggagcagcctgtACGGAAGCGGCCTCGGAAGGTGAGAGCTGTCTCAGCCGTCCCTATGGCTCCTGTGCACGGCCTCATCTGGCTGCTACTGCCGGGGATAGTAGCCGGGATCAGCCAACCTCAGGACTCCGAGCTGACCTTCCTGCTGCCAGCCGGGAAACAGGAGTGCTTCTACCAGACTGCTATTTACAATGGCAGCATGGAGGTGGAATACCAG gtgaTTGGTGGAGCTGGGCTGGATGTGGATTTCTCAGTCACCACCCCTTCCGGGGTCCTGTTGATTATGGAAAGGAGGCGATCTGATGGGGTCCATAC CGTGGAGCCCACAGAAGCCGGAGATTACATGATTTGCTTTGACAACTCGTTCAGCACCATTTCTGAGAAGCTGGTGTTTTTTGAGATTATATTTGACACTCAGCAAGCGGATGAGGAGCCAGATAGCTGGGCCGACATTGTGGAACCCGATGAACTTCTAGATATAAAGATAGAGGATATCAAG GAGTCCATTGACAGCATGAGGTCCAGGCTAGAGCGCAGCATTCAGATGCAGACCGTCCTGCGGGTCTTCGAGGCGAGAGACCGTAACTTACAGGACAGCAACCTGGACAGAGTGAACTTCTGGTCCGCAGTGAACCTGGGGGTGCTGGTGACGGTGGCCTTCCTGCAGGTCTACATGCTGAAGAGCCTCTTTGACGACAAGCGCAAGGTTCGGACGTAG